Proteins encoded by one window of Haematobia irritans isolate KBUSLIRL chromosome 2, ASM5000362v1, whole genome shotgun sequence:
- the crp gene encoding transcription factor cropped isoform X1: MSSNVPIKTEEVILENVEYQSTEELDEELQLQLEDSGGESYLMQGEQSYEQSPSSKSRQRHNSSNMSSQGGTKLACGTLPPPPSVNKTTLDNEKRMRREIANSNERRRMQSINAGFQNLRSLLPRHEGEKLSKAAILQQTSQYICDLETQKTQLLAQNSQLKRQLGQHEASSGSSGATTNENANAENNSAIAIKKRKLTDNVANAQTISDSSDEGLGSMSPEPMTLLNAGGGGSAAVAAAANAAANAAASKAQILLAQNIKELNDMKDQLFKERRLRTMLEEELQMIKRQLYSVATAPQPSAAVDDETDGTATYIPREVIEHTGNILRADDDCGEFSYVEIDELTGQQQVVVCSSIEELDSESAAAEIITEDHVHEEVVLSSSSTESEQEVAVNAIAKAYAEGNSPTPAMLQPILQAAIKATPKVEVERITDAALKKVKTEKIEQTSGLTRSRQNLETIVEAIRHLEGDHLFTDSNGEQHKVLVQTQSVRTAGGQDVPLALTTKQHVVAQRKTLAELRPFLQLKGGSKILTIGGGGGTALTLTKTVSTKSSGVSASTSVGGCPSGSTTSSVVTQNITPTAIFKVHQTNSSNAAGGTTTITHATTTGSGAGGSITTTALKQCRPGVIVAKKLS; the protein is encoded by the exons ATTACAATTGGAGGATTCGGGAGGGGAATCATATCTAATGCAGGGAGAACAATCATATGAACAGTCACCTTCATCAAAATCACGTCAACGTCACAATAGTAGCAACATGTCATCTCAAGGAGGTACAAAACTGGCATGTGGCACACTGCCGCCACCACCATCTGTTAATAAGACAACATTGGATAATGAAAAGCGTATGCGTCGTGAAATTGCCAATAGTAATGAAAGAAGGCGTATGCAAAGCATTAATGCCGGTTTTCAAAATTTACGTTCATTATTACCACGGCATGAGGGAGAAAAATTGAGTAAG GCCGCTATATTACAACAAACTTCACAATACATTTGCGATTTGGAAACTCAGAAAACACAATTATTGGCGCAAAACAGCCAACTTAAACGGCAGTTAGGGCAACATGAAGCTTCAAGTGGTAGCAGTGGTGCTACTACAAATGAAAATGCGAATGCAGAAAATAATTCAGCAATAGCCATCAAGAAACGAAAATTGACAGATAATGTGGCTAATGCACAAACAATCAGCGATTCATCTGATGAAGGCCTTGGCTCAATGTCACCAGAACCTATGACTCTACTAAATGCAGGAGGCGGTGGCAGTGCAGCTGTTGCGGCTGCAGCTAATGCTGCCGCCAATGCAGCCGCATCAAAAGCTCAGATCCTGCTAGCACAGAATATTAAAGAACTGAACGACATGAAAGATCAATTGTTCAAAGAAAGACGCTTGCGCACCATGCTCGAAGAGGAATTGCAAATGATAAAACGACAGTTATATTCAGTGGCGACAGCACCGCAACCTTCAGCCGCTGTTGACGATGAGACAGATGGAACCGCCACTTACATTCCACGTGAGGTTATTGAGCATACCGGAAATATACTGCGTGCGGATGAtgattgtggagaattttcatatgttgaaattgatgaATTGACCGGACAGCAACAGGTCGTTGTGTGCTCCAGCATAGAGGAATTGGATAGTGAATCTGCAGCAGCAGAGATCATAACCGAAGATCATGTTCACGAAGAAGTAGTTTTGTCATCTTCATCGACTGAATCGGAACAAGAAGTTGCAGTAAATGCCATAGCCAAAGCGTATGCCGAAGGAAATTCACCAACACCCGCCATGTTACAGCCAATTCTACAAGCAGCCATAAAGGCAACACCCAAGGTTGAGGTAGAACGTATTACAGATGCAGCATTAAAAAAGGTGaaaaccgaaaaaattgaaCAGACCAGTGGTCTAACACGTTCACGACAAAATCTTGAAACCATTGTGGAAGCAATACGCCATTTGGAGGGCGATCACCTATTTACCGACAGTAATGGGGAGCAGCATAAGGTGTTAGTGCAGACGCAATCGGTACGTACTGCTGGTGGACAAGATGTTCCTTTAGCCCTCACAACTAAACAACATGTTGTGGCCCAAAGAAAAACTTTGGCAGAACTTAGACCATTCCTTCAATTAAAAGGTGGCAGTAAGATCTTAACAATTGGTGGAGGTGGAGGCACTGCCTTGACACTAACCAAAACAGTTTCCACAAAATCATCTGGTGTATCAGCATCCACATCGGTGGGAGGTTGTCCATCGGGTTCGACGACGTCATCGGTTGTAACACAGAATATTACACCCACCGCAATATTCAAAGTTCATCAAACAAATTCATCAAATGCCGCAGGCGGCACAACTACAATTACACATGCCACAACCACAGGTTCAGGTGCAGGaggatcaataacaacaacagcgtTAAAACAATGTCGCCCCGGCGTTATTGTGGCTAAGAAACTGTCTTGA
- the crp gene encoding transcription factor cropped isoform X2, whose protein sequence is MQGEQSYEQSPSSKSRQRHNSSNMSSQGGTKLACGTLPPPPSVNKTTLDNEKRMRREIANSNERRRMQSINAGFQNLRSLLPRHEGEKLSKAAILQQTSQYICDLETQKTQLLAQNSQLKRQLGQHEASSGSSGATTNENANAENNSAIAIKKRKLTDNVANAQTISDSSDEGLGSMSPEPMTLLNAGGGGSAAVAAAANAAANAAASKAQILLAQNIKELNDMKDQLFKERRLRTMLEEELQMIKRQLYSVATAPQPSAAVDDETDGTATYIPREVIEHTGNILRADDDCGEFSYVEIDELTGQQQVVVCSSIEELDSESAAAEIITEDHVHEEVVLSSSSTESEQEVAVNAIAKAYAEGNSPTPAMLQPILQAAIKATPKVEVERITDAALKKVKTEKIEQTSGLTRSRQNLETIVEAIRHLEGDHLFTDSNGEQHKVLVQTQSVRTAGGQDVPLALTTKQHVVAQRKTLAELRPFLQLKGGSKILTIGGGGGTALTLTKTVSTKSSGVSASTSVGGCPSGSTTSSVVTQNITPTAIFKVHQTNSSNAAGGTTTITHATTTGSGAGGSITTTALKQCRPGVIVAKKLS, encoded by the exons ATGCAGGGAGAACAATCATATGAACAGTCACCTTCATCAAAATCACGTCAACGTCACAATAGTAGCAACATGTCATCTCAAGGAGGTACAAAACTGGCATGTGGCACACTGCCGCCACCACCATCTGTTAATAAGACAACATTGGATAATGAAAAGCGTATGCGTCGTGAAATTGCCAATAGTAATGAAAGAAGGCGTATGCAAAGCATTAATGCCGGTTTTCAAAATTTACGTTCATTATTACCACGGCATGAGGGAGAAAAATTGAGTAAG GCCGCTATATTACAACAAACTTCACAATACATTTGCGATTTGGAAACTCAGAAAACACAATTATTGGCGCAAAACAGCCAACTTAAACGGCAGTTAGGGCAACATGAAGCTTCAAGTGGTAGCAGTGGTGCTACTACAAATGAAAATGCGAATGCAGAAAATAATTCAGCAATAGCCATCAAGAAACGAAAATTGACAGATAATGTGGCTAATGCACAAACAATCAGCGATTCATCTGATGAAGGCCTTGGCTCAATGTCACCAGAACCTATGACTCTACTAAATGCAGGAGGCGGTGGCAGTGCAGCTGTTGCGGCTGCAGCTAATGCTGCCGCCAATGCAGCCGCATCAAAAGCTCAGATCCTGCTAGCACAGAATATTAAAGAACTGAACGACATGAAAGATCAATTGTTCAAAGAAAGACGCTTGCGCACCATGCTCGAAGAGGAATTGCAAATGATAAAACGACAGTTATATTCAGTGGCGACAGCACCGCAACCTTCAGCCGCTGTTGACGATGAGACAGATGGAACCGCCACTTACATTCCACGTGAGGTTATTGAGCATACCGGAAATATACTGCGTGCGGATGAtgattgtggagaattttcatatgttgaaattgatgaATTGACCGGACAGCAACAGGTCGTTGTGTGCTCCAGCATAGAGGAATTGGATAGTGAATCTGCAGCAGCAGAGATCATAACCGAAGATCATGTTCACGAAGAAGTAGTTTTGTCATCTTCATCGACTGAATCGGAACAAGAAGTTGCAGTAAATGCCATAGCCAAAGCGTATGCCGAAGGAAATTCACCAACACCCGCCATGTTACAGCCAATTCTACAAGCAGCCATAAAGGCAACACCCAAGGTTGAGGTAGAACGTATTACAGATGCAGCATTAAAAAAGGTGaaaaccgaaaaaattgaaCAGACCAGTGGTCTAACACGTTCACGACAAAATCTTGAAACCATTGTGGAAGCAATACGCCATTTGGAGGGCGATCACCTATTTACCGACAGTAATGGGGAGCAGCATAAGGTGTTAGTGCAGACGCAATCGGTACGTACTGCTGGTGGACAAGATGTTCCTTTAGCCCTCACAACTAAACAACATGTTGTGGCCCAAAGAAAAACTTTGGCAGAACTTAGACCATTCCTTCAATTAAAAGGTGGCAGTAAGATCTTAACAATTGGTGGAGGTGGAGGCACTGCCTTGACACTAACCAAAACAGTTTCCACAAAATCATCTGGTGTATCAGCATCCACATCGGTGGGAGGTTGTCCATCGGGTTCGACGACGTCATCGGTTGTAACACAGAATATTACACCCACCGCAATATTCAAAGTTCATCAAACAAATTCATCAAATGCCGCAGGCGGCACAACTACAATTACACATGCCACAACCACAGGTTCAGGTGCAGGaggatcaataacaacaacagcgtTAAAACAATGTCGCCCCGGCGTTATTGTGGCTAAGAAACTGTCTTGA